A genomic window from Bordetella genomosp. 9 includes:
- a CDS encoding ABC transporter permease produces the protein MAHTLSTRAIVVLLVPLCALLLLFFLWPLGLVGWSSIYDHGYTLRGYADVLNGTLIHRVLGTTLNISVLATLTSLVLGYLIALHLAAMPARRRAPYLIMVMLPFWTSILVKSYAFTIVLGNSGVLNQLLGWMSGGAWHVELLFNRVGVVLGMTNYLLPFMVLPVMASLINQNRSLHMAAEIMGASQWRIFSRITLPLSLPGVCAGVLMCLTLSMGMYITPALLGGRQDMMLANLIDFYTRQTLDWTLASSIAFVLLAISALLIAMLIRVQRDRETTFA, from the coding sequence ATGGCGCACACCCTAAGCACCAGGGCGATCGTCGTCCTGCTGGTTCCGCTTTGCGCACTGCTGCTGCTGTTCTTCCTGTGGCCGCTGGGACTGGTAGGCTGGTCCAGCATCTACGACCACGGCTACACGCTGCGCGGCTACGCGGACGTCCTCAACGGCACGCTGATCCATCGCGTGCTGGGGACCACGCTGAACATCAGCGTGCTGGCCACGCTGACCAGCCTGGTGCTGGGCTACCTGATCGCGCTGCATCTGGCCGCCATGCCGGCGCGGCGGCGCGCGCCCTACCTGATCATGGTGATGCTGCCGTTCTGGACCAGCATCCTGGTCAAGAGCTACGCCTTCACGATCGTCCTGGGCAACAGCGGCGTGCTGAACCAGCTGCTGGGATGGATGTCCGGCGGCGCCTGGCACGTCGAGCTGCTGTTCAATCGCGTGGGCGTGGTGCTGGGCATGACGAACTACCTGCTGCCGTTCATGGTGCTGCCGGTCATGGCCAGCCTGATCAACCAGAACCGCAGCCTGCACATGGCGGCGGAGATCATGGGGGCGAGCCAATGGCGCATCTTCAGCCGCATCACGCTGCCGCTCAGCCTGCCCGGCGTATGCGCCGGCGTGCTGATGTGCCTGACGCTGTCCATGGGGATGTACATCACGCCGGCGCTGCTCGGCGGACGGCAGGACATGATGCTGGCGAACCTGATCGACTTCTACACGCGGCAGACGCTGGACTGGACGCTGGCGTCGTCGATCGCCTTCGTGCTGCTGGCCATATCGGCCCTGCTGATCGCCATGTTGATAAGGGTCCAGCGCGACCGGGAGACGACCTTCGCATGA
- a CDS encoding ABC transporter substrate-binding protein, which yields MNKHDKQGQARGLSRRSVLKAGAAMAGMAALGTAPPLRAQARGISVTCWGGAYETAVRQAFAEPFAKESGIPVTLVNSADLTRMKVQVDSGNVSWDVFDSIGPQIMAGARQGLWAPIDTGIVDTSKLLQPAGKDYVGSYSYAGGIAYDPKKFPDGKHPETFAEFWDLKRFPGRRGLRSRVSENLEMALLADGVPPAQLYPLDVERAFKAMDRIKPAVRKWIETTPETVTLLTSNEIDFSYSYLSRVLPAQRAGSSVAMSMRQTLNSLEYLAVPKGGKNIQNAMRYVAFCLRPDRQAAFCELVEFAPNVAGATDMVGAQARARMPDMKSPDAIIINDAWWGENYDKLQRRFTEWLLV from the coding sequence ATGAACAAGCATGACAAGCAAGGCCAGGCTCGCGGCCTGTCGCGCCGATCCGTATTGAAGGCCGGGGCGGCGATGGCCGGCATGGCCGCGCTGGGCACGGCGCCGCCCTTGCGCGCCCAGGCGCGCGGGATCAGCGTGACCTGCTGGGGCGGGGCATACGAAACCGCGGTGCGGCAGGCGTTCGCCGAACCGTTCGCCAAGGAAAGCGGTATTCCGGTCACGCTGGTCAACAGCGCGGACCTGACGCGGATGAAAGTGCAGGTCGACAGCGGCAATGTGTCCTGGGACGTGTTCGACAGCATCGGCCCGCAGATCATGGCGGGCGCGCGCCAGGGGCTCTGGGCCCCCATCGACACCGGCATCGTCGATACCAGCAAGCTGCTTCAGCCGGCCGGCAAGGATTACGTCGGCTCCTACTCCTACGCTGGCGGCATCGCGTACGACCCCAAGAAGTTTCCCGATGGCAAGCATCCGGAGACCTTCGCCGAGTTCTGGGACCTGAAACGCTTCCCCGGCCGGCGCGGCCTGCGTTCGCGCGTCAGCGAGAACCTGGAAATGGCGCTGCTGGCCGATGGCGTGCCGCCGGCCCAGCTCTATCCGCTGGACGTGGAACGCGCCTTCAAGGCGATGGACCGCATCAAGCCCGCCGTGCGCAAGTGGATCGAGACCACGCCGGAGACGGTCACCCTGCTGACCAGCAACGAGATCGATTTCTCCTATTCGTACCTGAGCCGCGTGCTGCCGGCGCAGCGCGCCGGATCGTCGGTGGCCATGTCCATGCGGCAGACGCTCAACAGCCTGGAATACCTTGCCGTGCCCAAGGGAGGCAAGAACATCCAGAATGCCATGCGCTATGTGGCGTTCTGCCTGCGGCCGGACCGCCAGGCGGCCTTCTGCGAACTGGTGGAGTTCGCGCCCAACGTCGCGGGTGCGACGGACATGGTCGGCGCACAGGCGCGCGCCCGCATGCCCGACATGAAATCGCCGGACGCCATCATCATCAACGATGCGTGGTGGGGCGAGAACTACGACAAGCTCCAACGCCGCTTTACCGAGTGGCTGCTGGTCTAG
- a CDS encoding aldehyde dehydrogenase, whose amino-acid sequence MNIPGKAEWTARAARCEPEWRAFIDGEYRPALSGKTFPTFNPATGRVIAQIAACDTEDVDAAVASGRRAFESGVWSRRAPAERKQVLLKLAELMMSHREELALLESMDVGKPIANAYNGDIVSSATCIQWYAEAIDKLYGEMAPAMPNMTTMIVREPLGVVAAVVPWNYPLSMASWKLGPALAAGNSVILKPAEQSPLTAIRIASLAMEAGLPAGVLNVLPGLGETAGRALGLHMDVDAVGFTGSTEVGKLFMQYSGQSNIKRIGLECGGKSPHIVLADCPDLDAAARAVALGIFNNSGQVCNAGSRLIVEAPIRDALLEKIAAVGRELVPGDPLDPATRMGAIVSQAQHERVMSYIDAGRADGASVVLGGKPARTDSGGWFIEPTVFGDVRNDMRIAREEIFGPVLAAITVDGFDEAMRVANDTIYGLAAAVWTGDVGRAHRAAQTLRAGVVWVNCFDRGNMSAPFGGFKQSGFGRDKSLHAFDKYMDWKSVWIAS is encoded by the coding sequence TTGAACATCCCCGGCAAAGCAGAATGGACGGCCCGCGCGGCCAGGTGCGAGCCCGAATGGCGTGCATTCATCGACGGTGAATACCGTCCCGCCCTGTCAGGCAAGACCTTCCCGACGTTCAACCCGGCAACGGGACGGGTCATCGCGCAGATCGCCGCCTGCGATACCGAGGATGTCGACGCCGCGGTGGCCAGCGGCCGCCGCGCCTTCGAGTCGGGCGTGTGGTCCCGCCGCGCGCCCGCCGAGCGCAAGCAGGTCCTGCTGAAGCTGGCCGAATTGATGATGTCGCACCGCGAAGAACTCGCGCTGTTGGAATCCATGGACGTCGGCAAGCCCATCGCCAATGCCTATAACGGCGACATCGTCAGCTCCGCCACCTGCATCCAGTGGTATGCCGAGGCCATCGACAAGCTGTACGGCGAGATGGCGCCCGCCATGCCGAACATGACCACCATGATCGTGCGCGAACCGCTGGGCGTCGTCGCCGCGGTGGTGCCCTGGAACTATCCCCTGTCCATGGCGTCGTGGAAGTTGGGGCCGGCCCTGGCGGCCGGCAATTCGGTCATCCTGAAACCCGCCGAGCAATCCCCGCTGACGGCCATCCGCATCGCCAGCCTGGCGATGGAGGCCGGCCTGCCGGCCGGCGTGCTCAACGTGCTGCCCGGCCTGGGCGAGACGGCCGGACGCGCGCTGGGCCTGCACATGGACGTCGATGCCGTCGGCTTCACCGGCTCCACGGAAGTCGGCAAATTGTTCATGCAGTATTCCGGCCAGTCCAATATCAAGCGGATCGGCCTGGAATGCGGCGGCAAGAGCCCGCACATCGTGCTGGCGGATTGCCCCGACCTGGACGCCGCCGCGCGCGCCGTGGCGCTGGGCATCTTCAACAACAGCGGGCAGGTCTGCAACGCGGGCTCACGCCTGATCGTCGAGGCGCCCATCCGCGACGCCCTGCTGGAGAAAATCGCCGCGGTCGGACGCGAGCTCGTCCCGGGCGACCCGCTCGACCCGGCGACCCGCATGGGCGCCATCGTCAGCCAGGCGCAGCACGAACGGGTGATGTCCTACATCGACGCCGGACGCGCGGACGGCGCCAGCGTGGTGCTGGGCGGCAAGCCGGCGCGCACGGACAGCGGCGGATGGTTCATCGAACCGACCGTATTCGGCGACGTGCGCAACGACATGCGCATCGCGCGGGAAGAAATCTTCGGCCCGGTGCTGGCCGCCATTACCGTCGACGGATTCGATGAAGCCATGCGCGTCGCCAACGACACCATCTACGGCCTCGCGGCCGCGGTGTGGACCGGCGACGTGGGACGCGCGCATCGCGCGGCGCAGACCTTGCGCGCCGGCGTCGTCTGGGTCAACTGCTTTGACCGTGGCAATATGTCGGCACCGTTCGGCGGCTTCAAGCAATCCGGCTTCGGGCGCGACAAGTCGCTGCATGCCTTCGATAAATACATGGATTGGAAGTCGGTCTGGATCGCATCCTGA
- a CDS encoding LysR substrate-binding domain-containing protein, which yields MLNVRHLEIFRAVVQTGSVSAAGRMLYISQPAVTKTLRLLEGELGLTLFQRVKGRLVCTPEADALMPEVERLFGSVESVSQAALEIRQGVRGRITVASVSALSMSVVAQAVNAFHQLHPQVQFDVRALPTRHVVEYVGTSQVDMGIVDVPTPVATLEVEEICKSEVVCVLHRDHPLARYARLTPELLADWPIITFADDTFTGFRLREAFRERGVPYDTALVSNSTGTLCAMVQALNAVALVDHFILMTSAFPQLVMRRFSPRIDMQPRFLFSPMRPRSAIVAQFADAIRTAARTAVRRLSRPAKQG from the coding sequence ATGTTGAACGTGCGTCACCTGGAGATTTTCCGCGCCGTGGTGCAGACGGGCTCCGTCTCCGCCGCGGGCCGCATGCTGTACATCTCGCAGCCGGCCGTCACGAAGACCCTGCGCCTGCTGGAAGGCGAGCTGGGGCTCACGCTGTTCCAGCGGGTGAAGGGCAGGCTGGTGTGTACGCCGGAGGCCGATGCCCTGATGCCGGAAGTCGAACGCCTGTTCGGCAGTGTCGAATCGGTGAGCCAGGCGGCGCTGGAGATCCGGCAGGGGGTGCGCGGGCGCATCACCGTGGCGTCCGTGTCGGCGCTGTCGATGTCGGTCGTGGCGCAGGCGGTCAATGCATTCCACCAGTTGCACCCGCAGGTGCAGTTCGACGTCCGCGCCCTGCCCACCCGGCACGTGGTGGAATACGTGGGCACCAGCCAGGTCGACATGGGCATCGTCGACGTGCCCACGCCGGTCGCCACGCTGGAAGTGGAGGAAATCTGCAAGAGCGAGGTGGTGTGCGTGCTGCATCGGGACCATCCCTTGGCGCGGTACGCCCGGCTGACACCGGAACTCCTGGCTGATTGGCCCATCATCACCTTCGCGGACGATACGTTCACCGGGTTCCGCCTGCGCGAAGCCTTCCGCGAGCGCGGCGTCCCCTACGACACGGCCCTGGTGTCCAATAGCACGGGGACGCTGTGCGCGATGGTCCAGGCCTTGAACGCGGTGGCGCTGGTGGATCACTTCATCCTGATGACGTCCGCGTTCCCGCAGCTGGTGATGCGCCGCTTTTCACCGCGCATCGATATGCAGCCCCGGTTCCTGTTTTCGCCGATGCGGCCGCGCTCGGCGATCGTGGCCCAGTTCGCCGACGCCATACGCACGGCGGCACGAACGGCGGTGCGGCGCCTGTCGCGCCCGGCAAAACAAGGCTGA
- a CDS encoding cupin domain-containing protein: protein MAKLRGGASKLPAGTRQPAGRVRRPAVAKPSAKARARAEAADAAQEPMRIGSKLKHARLLQGYTLKELADIVECSESMLSKLENDKLASSIGFLHRLASALGTSIAALYSEEDGFSGPVHVFHANRKARSVADPDSLDQGVRFERIVPIDRNGLLQALVHSIPPGARSGGAVSHAGEELGYIIEGEVEVTVDGKSYVVRQGDLIFFPSSLPHGYHNKGDKVARMLKVNTPPSL from the coding sequence ATGGCGAAACTGCGCGGCGGCGCCAGCAAGCTGCCTGCCGGGACCCGGCAGCCGGCGGGAAGGGTCCGGCGGCCCGCCGTCGCCAAGCCTTCCGCCAAGGCCCGCGCGCGCGCGGAGGCGGCCGACGCGGCGCAGGAACCGATGCGGATCGGGTCCAAGCTGAAGCACGCCCGGTTGCTGCAGGGCTATACCCTGAAGGAGCTTGCCGATATCGTCGAGTGCTCCGAAAGCATGTTGTCCAAGCTCGAGAACGACAAGCTGGCGTCTTCCATCGGCTTCCTGCATCGCCTGGCCAGCGCGCTCGGCACGAGTATCGCGGCCCTGTATTCGGAAGAGGACGGTTTCTCCGGTCCGGTGCATGTCTTCCATGCCAACCGCAAGGCGCGCAGCGTCGCCGATCCGGATTCGCTGGACCAGGGCGTGCGTTTCGAACGCATCGTCCCCATCGACCGCAACGGCCTGCTGCAGGCGCTGGTGCACAGCATTCCGCCCGGCGCGCGCAGCGGCGGCGCGGTCAGCCATGCCGGCGAGGAACTCGGCTACATCATCGAAGGCGAAGTCGAGGTCACCGTCGACGGCAAGAGCTATGTGGTCCGGCAGGGCGACCTGATTTTCTTTCCGTCGTCGCTGCCGCACGGCTACCACAACAAGGGCGACAAGGTCGCCCGCATGCTCAAGGTGAACACGCCGCCGTCGCTGTGA
- a CDS encoding MFS transporter yields MSTKPDAAAAGNADEAPAGTVPWRENYVPYAISRVLSAMAFQGIGIALGWLVYDQTHSAFYLGLIGLCQFLPMVVLTLVVGQVADRYDRRRIALIAQSVKAVVAIVLTWAIWSGALTVPMIFVSVVVLGAAQSFEQPTMQSLVPSIVPPSALQQALSVTTALFQTATIIGPALGGVAYGFNPLAPFLLSSVMFVVAGVCVMSIKTVRGGYNRGPVTLQTAFAGVSFIFARPVMLGVISLDLFAVLLGGTTALLPIFARDILNAGPWALGLLRSSSAIGAVLMSLYVARVPLKTGIGMKMLLAVGVFGLATIVFALSTNITVSILALAVLGAADTISMVVRITLVQLLTPDEMRGRVNAVNSLFVGTSNQLGEFYSGTLAGFVGPVSAGVIGGVSTIVVVLLWMRLFPDLRKVKTLAG; encoded by the coding sequence TTGTCGACCAAGCCTGATGCCGCAGCCGCGGGCAATGCGGATGAAGCGCCCGCGGGGACGGTACCCTGGCGGGAAAACTATGTGCCCTACGCCATCTCGCGCGTGCTGTCCGCGATGGCGTTCCAGGGCATCGGCATCGCGCTCGGCTGGCTGGTGTACGACCAGACGCACAGCGCCTTCTACCTGGGCCTGATCGGGCTGTGCCAGTTCCTGCCCATGGTCGTGCTGACCCTGGTGGTGGGCCAGGTGGCGGACCGCTACGATCGCCGGCGCATCGCCCTGATCGCGCAGTCGGTGAAGGCGGTCGTGGCGATCGTCCTGACCTGGGCCATCTGGTCCGGCGCGCTGACCGTGCCCATGATCTTCGTGTCCGTGGTGGTGCTGGGCGCGGCGCAGTCCTTCGAACAGCCCACCATGCAATCGCTGGTGCCCAGCATCGTGCCGCCTTCCGCGCTGCAGCAGGCGCTGTCGGTGACCACGGCGCTGTTCCAGACCGCGACCATCATCGGGCCTGCATTGGGCGGCGTCGCCTACGGGTTCAATCCGCTCGCGCCCTTCCTGCTGTCGTCGGTGATGTTCGTGGTGGCCGGCGTTTGCGTGATGTCGATCAAGACGGTGCGCGGCGGCTACAACCGTGGGCCGGTCACGTTGCAGACCGCGTTCGCCGGCGTGTCCTTCATCTTCGCCCGTCCCGTCATGCTGGGCGTGATCTCGCTGGACCTCTTCGCGGTGCTGCTGGGCGGCACGACCGCGCTGCTGCCGATCTTCGCGCGCGACATCCTGAACGCGGGGCCGTGGGCCCTGGGATTGCTGCGTTCGTCGTCCGCCATCGGGGCGGTGCTGATGTCCCTGTACGTCGCCCGCGTGCCGCTGAAGACGGGGATAGGCATGAAGATGCTGCTGGCCGTGGGGGTGTTCGGACTGGCGACCATCGTGTTCGCCCTGTCGACCAACATCACGGTTTCCATCCTGGCGCTGGCGGTGCTCGGCGCGGCGGACACGATCAGCATGGTGGTGCGCATCACCCTGGTGCAACTGCTGACGCCAGACGAAATGCGTGGACGGGTCAATGCCGTCAACTCGCTGTTCGTGGGCACCTCGAACCAATTGGGCGAGTTCTATTCGGGCACGCTGGCGGGCTTCGTCGGCCCTGTTTCGGCCGGCGTGATCGGCGGCGTCAGCACCATCGTGGTGGTATTGCTCTGGATGCGGCTTTTCCCCGATCTTCGCAAGGTCAAGACGCTGGCGGGGTAA
- a CDS encoding ABC transporter substrate-binding protein — MATITRRNALKLAGAGTALLAAGRQRDLYAQSAGGGALRIAMTTTDVPLTNGMPDNGSEGGRFAGYPIFDALVLWDFANTKTPPDLIPGLATEWHIDPGDSKRWIFTIRQGVTFHDGSPLSVDDVVWNFDRQLKRDAPHYDKLAPTYAGAYAAIIAGYEKVSDTQFAIRTKTVFSLLPYHLSRLFIVSPRQYEKLGKDWLAFRSNPSGTGPFKVVKVTPHVAIELVPNRAYWDPKHVSRLDRLVLMPIADSNTRVAALRSGQVDWIEFPDPDSIPALKSAGFNVITKPYLHLWSFVLNCADAGPLTDVRVRRALNYGLDRESMVGLLNGTATPAIGLYDQDYKLFGKPTQIYGYDPDKAKALLAEAGYGPGKKPITLKTLIPTAGSGNMVPLPMGQFMQQSLAELNVKVDLVVADWGSVLTAMRQVPGVNGAAHYDVICHGQPFGDPTQFYTNCFSRDGGGTGNWGRYSSAKVDQLLTEALSAFNQADQDAKLAAAHAQVVDDAPNIFAVHDLNPRALSPKVKGFVQAESWYQDFTQITVAS; from the coding sequence ATGGCAACGATTACACGGCGCAATGCGCTCAAGCTCGCCGGCGCCGGCACCGCGCTGCTCGCCGCGGGCAGGCAGCGCGACCTGTACGCGCAGAGCGCGGGCGGCGGCGCCCTGCGCATCGCGATGACCACCACTGACGTACCGCTGACCAACGGCATGCCCGACAATGGCAGCGAAGGCGGCCGCTTCGCCGGTTATCCGATCTTCGACGCGCTGGTCCTGTGGGATTTCGCGAACACCAAGACGCCGCCCGACCTGATCCCCGGGCTGGCCACCGAATGGCATATCGACCCCGGCGACAGCAAGCGCTGGATCTTCACCATCCGCCAGGGGGTCACGTTCCACGACGGCTCGCCGCTGAGCGTGGACGACGTGGTGTGGAACTTCGACCGGCAGCTGAAGCGCGACGCACCGCATTACGACAAGCTGGCGCCGACCTATGCGGGCGCCTATGCCGCCATCATCGCGGGCTATGAAAAGGTCTCGGATACCCAGTTCGCGATCCGTACCAAGACGGTTTTCAGCCTGCTGCCCTATCACCTGTCGCGCCTGTTCATCGTCAGCCCGCGGCAGTACGAAAAGCTGGGCAAGGATTGGCTGGCATTCCGCTCGAATCCCTCCGGCACGGGGCCGTTCAAGGTGGTGAAGGTGACGCCGCACGTCGCCATCGAGCTGGTGCCCAACCGCGCCTATTGGGATCCGAAGCACGTTTCCCGGCTTGACCGCCTGGTGCTGATGCCGATCGCGGATTCGAACACCCGCGTCGCCGCGCTGCGCTCGGGCCAGGTGGACTGGATCGAATTCCCCGACCCCGATTCGATCCCGGCGCTGAAGAGCGCGGGATTCAACGTGATCACCAAGCCCTACCTGCACCTGTGGTCCTTCGTGCTCAACTGCGCCGATGCCGGCCCCCTGACGGACGTCCGCGTGCGACGGGCGCTGAACTACGGACTGGACCGCGAAAGCATGGTGGGCCTGCTCAACGGCACCGCGACGCCGGCCATCGGGCTGTACGACCAGGACTACAAGCTGTTCGGCAAGCCGACGCAGATTTATGGCTACGATCCCGACAAGGCCAAGGCCCTGCTGGCGGAGGCCGGCTACGGCCCCGGCAAAAAGCCGATCACCCTGAAGACGCTGATCCCGACGGCCGGATCCGGCAACATGGTGCCGCTGCCCATGGGGCAGTTCATGCAGCAGAGCCTGGCGGAACTCAACGTCAAGGTCGACCTGGTGGTGGCGGACTGGGGCTCGGTGCTGACCGCGATGCGCCAGGTGCCGGGCGTGAACGGCGCCGCGCATTACGACGTCATCTGCCATGGCCAGCCTTTCGGGGACCCAACCCAGTTCTACACCAACTGCTTCAGCCGCGACGGCGGCGGCACCGGCAATTGGGGGCGCTACAGCAGCGCCAAGGTCGACCAGTTGCTGACGGAGGCGCTGTCCGCCTTCAACCAGGCGGACCAGGACGCCAAGCTCGCCGCCGCGCATGCGCAGGTGGTCGACGATGCGCCCAATATTTTCGCGGTGCACGATCTGAACCCGCGCGCCTTGAGCCCCAAGGTGAAAGGCTTCGTGCAGGCCGAGAGCTGGTACCAGGATTTCACGCAGATCACGGTCGCCTCGTAG
- a CDS encoding amidase family protein: protein MNDMHVNASPAAGGVQEEGQQAFRLEEATIDQLHAAIKHGEITVVQIVQRYIDRCRAFNGVSSMLVTRDGKPVPEAPGTVRAGAPLKFPTQTVAVGDYVPDYDKYKGVPLEFGRMEPTASDPAVMQQYGMIVGVPNAGQVNALSTLNIRGERSTVCKGEFDKHPSLGPLPPDAPPMCEFFRHLPDALERAAELDAEYGSDPDLEQMPMYGVVFSFKDPFDTKDMHSMGGADAAYDIDVPARDHILVDQLRKKGAIIFAKSVSTEYNGRAGDPGGRHTPDKVLVSTLGYQRTTWGGNPSNPYDTTRSASLGSSSGSALSVSANLCMIGLGEETRASTRGPANHNSVALILPHKALIGFDGGAIGADIHNDRTGIHARKIGDAAKVLDALKDPVEGYYDPRDPFTTVPRSSALSTPYASHVYKSRSLKGKRIGIIRESMFCPPGDVAARPITTAVAREIKEVLGRQLGATLVESSHPNWTRDPEVELMTVDFTKALARLVPVFMPDILYRLTPAGEPVFPDFAAAIKRTEFQPGKFFGTGTMNPIDYMVEMAEGRIAPPANLDIITVQHQADSMAFRYHIPQYLTRRAEDWKKLGYTETVVDFATLNARSKFWGDDQRAAFKNWEEVVDMRNPLDERQGVNERLMLRELLRRVDMMVILENHLDGLVRLHTPYPPGKIGGAPYPGVSGTPRNESAYGPNAGLSEILIPAGYVDEVYDYTFKLSDDGKRYVPQPAATPTPVPPPGMPFSLVFRAEPGKEDVILDIASAYEAASARRVMPPSFGPLP from the coding sequence ATGAACGATATGCATGTCAACGCAAGCCCCGCCGCGGGCGGCGTGCAAGAGGAAGGGCAGCAGGCCTTCCGGCTGGAAGAGGCAACGATCGATCAACTGCATGCGGCGATCAAGCATGGCGAGATCACGGTGGTGCAGATCGTGCAGCGCTACATCGACCGTTGCCGGGCCTTCAACGGCGTGTCGAGCATGCTGGTGACCAGGGACGGCAAGCCGGTGCCCGAAGCGCCCGGCACGGTCCGCGCCGGCGCGCCGCTGAAGTTTCCGACGCAGACCGTCGCGGTCGGCGACTATGTGCCCGACTACGACAAGTACAAGGGCGTCCCGCTGGAGTTCGGCCGCATGGAGCCGACCGCCTCGGATCCCGCGGTCATGCAGCAGTACGGCATGATCGTCGGCGTCCCGAACGCGGGACAGGTCAATGCGCTGTCGACCCTGAACATTCGCGGCGAGCGTTCGACGGTGTGCAAGGGGGAGTTCGACAAGCATCCCTCGCTGGGGCCGCTGCCGCCCGACGCCCCGCCGATGTGCGAATTCTTCCGCCATCTGCCCGACGCGCTGGAACGCGCCGCCGAGCTGGACGCGGAGTACGGATCCGATCCGGACCTGGAGCAGATGCCCATGTACGGCGTGGTCTTCTCGTTCAAGGACCCCTTCGACACCAAGGATATGCACTCCATGGGCGGCGCCGACGCGGCCTACGACATCGACGTGCCGGCGCGCGACCACATCCTGGTGGACCAGCTGCGCAAGAAGGGCGCGATCATCTTCGCCAAGTCGGTCAGCACGGAATACAACGGCCGTGCCGGCGATCCGGGCGGCCGCCATACGCCGGACAAGGTGCTGGTCTCGACCTTGGGTTACCAGCGCACCACCTGGGGCGGCAATCCGTCCAACCCCTACGACACGACGCGCTCGGCGTCGCTGGGTTCCAGTTCCGGATCGGCCCTGTCGGTGAGCGCCAACCTGTGCATGATCGGCCTGGGCGAGGAAACGCGCGCGTCCACGCGTGGACCCGCCAATCACAACTCAGTGGCCTTGATCCTGCCGCACAAGGCGCTGATCGGTTTCGATGGCGGCGCGATAGGCGCGGACATCCATAACGACCGTACCGGCATCCACGCGCGGAAGATCGGCGATGCCGCCAAGGTGCTGGACGCCCTGAAGGACCCGGTGGAAGGCTATTACGACCCGCGCGATCCCTTCACCACCGTGCCGCGCTCGTCGGCCCTGAGCACGCCCTACGCCAGCCATGTCTACAAGTCCCGGTCGCTGAAGGGAAAGCGCATCGGCATCATCCGCGAATCCATGTTCTGTCCTCCCGGCGACGTGGCCGCCCGGCCCATCACGACCGCCGTCGCGCGTGAAATCAAGGAAGTCCTGGGCAGACAGCTGGGGGCGACGCTGGTGGAGTCGTCGCATCCCAATTGGACACGGGATCCGGAAGTCGAACTGATGACGGTGGATTTCACCAAGGCGCTGGCGCGCCTGGTTCCGGTCTTCATGCCCGACATCCTGTATCGCCTGACTCCCGCTGGCGAACCGGTATTTCCCGACTTCGCCGCGGCCATCAAGCGCACCGAGTTCCAGCCCGGCAAGTTCTTCGGCACCGGGACCATGAATCCCATCGACTACATGGTGGAAATGGCGGAGGGCCGCATCGCGCCGCCGGCCAACCTGGACATCATCACGGTGCAGCACCAGGCCGACAGCATGGCTTTCCGCTATCACATACCGCAGTACCTGACGCGCCGCGCGGAGGACTGGAAAAAGCTGGGCTATACGGAAACCGTCGTCGATTTCGCCACCCTGAACGCGCGGTCCAAGTTCTGGGGCGACGACCAGCGCGCCGCCTTCAAGAACTGGGAAGAGGTCGTGGACATGCGCAACCCGCTGGACGAGCGGCAGGGCGTGAACGAGCGGCTGATGCTGCGCGAACTGCTGCGGCGCGTGGACATGATGGTCATCCTGGAAAACCACCTGGATGGCCTGGTGCGGCTGCATACGCCGTATCCGCCCGGCAAGATAGGCGGGGCGCCTTACCCCGGCGTGTCGGGTACGCCGCGCAACGAATCGGCCTATGGCCCGAACGCGGGACTGAGCGAGATCCTGATCCCGGCCGGCTATGTCGACGAGGTCTACGACTACACCTTCAAGCTGAGCGATGACGGCAAGCGCTACGTGCCGCAGCCGGCGGCGACGCCGACGCCCGTACCGCCGCCCGGCATGCCTTTTTCGCTGGTCTTTCGCGCCGAACCGGGCAAGGAGGACGTCATCCTCGACATCGCATCGGCGTATGAGGCCGCGTCCGCGCGGCGCGTCATGCCGCCGTCCTTTGGTCCGCTGCCCTAG